From one Paracoccus pantotrophus genomic stretch:
- a CDS encoding GMC family oxidoreductase: protein MADNVAKFGHDDASVVVVIGTGSGGGVLANELAQRGVKVVALEAGGRYLPEDYINDEWDSFAQLSWGDMRTTSGDWRVARDFANLPAWIVKAVGGTSIHWAGASLRFQEHEFKALTTYGPVDGASLLDWPITLAELEPYYDLAEKKLGVTRTNDLPGLPGNNNYLVFEKGAKALGYSQVSTGRMAINSVDYDDRMACQQTGFCFQGCKWGAKWSAAYTDIPRGEATGNLEVRDHCHATRIEHDEDGKVTGVRYIDRDGTEQFQRARIVAVAGNSIESPRLLLASASERFPDGLANSSGQVGRNYMRHTTGSVYAIFERPVRMWRGTTMAGIVQDEAHHDPARGFVGGYELETLSLGIPFMAAFMDPGGWGREFTSALDSYENMAGMWIVGEDLPQETNRITLNRGEKDRFGLPVPNVHYDDHPNDIAMRNHAYAVGERIYRAAGATRILPTPPYPSTHNLGTNRMSENPRDGVVNKWGQSHDIPNLFVSDGSVFTTSAAENPTLTIVALAIRQAEHIAAEMEKGAL from the coding sequence ATGGCTGACAATGTAGCGAAATTCGGACATGACGACGCCTCGGTCGTGGTGGTGATCGGCACCGGCTCGGGCGGCGGCGTGCTGGCCAACGAACTGGCGCAAAGGGGCGTCAAGGTCGTGGCGCTGGAGGCGGGCGGGCGCTACCTGCCCGAGGATTACATCAACGACGAATGGGACAGTTTCGCGCAGCTGAGCTGGGGCGACATGCGCACCACCTCGGGCGACTGGCGGGTAGCGCGGGACTTTGCCAACCTGCCGGCCTGGATCGTCAAGGCGGTCGGCGGCACCTCGATCCACTGGGCCGGTGCATCGCTGCGCTTCCAGGAACACGAGTTCAAGGCGCTGACGACCTATGGCCCGGTCGATGGCGCCAGCCTGCTGGACTGGCCGATCACCCTGGCCGAGCTGGAGCCCTATTACGACCTGGCCGAGAAGAAGCTGGGCGTCACCCGCACCAACGACCTGCCCGGCCTGCCGGGGAACAACAATTACCTGGTGTTTGAAAAGGGCGCCAAGGCCCTGGGCTACAGCCAGGTCTCGACCGGCCGCATGGCGATCAATTCGGTCGATTACGACGACCGCATGGCCTGCCAGCAGACCGGCTTCTGCTTCCAGGGCTGCAAATGGGGCGCGAAATGGTCGGCGGCCTATACCGACATCCCGCGCGGCGAGGCGACCGGCAACCTAGAGGTCCGCGACCATTGCCACGCCACCCGGATCGAGCATGACGAGGACGGCAAGGTCACCGGCGTGCGCTATATCGACCGCGACGGGACCGAGCAGTTCCAGCGCGCCCGCATCGTCGCCGTCGCCGGCAACTCGATCGAAAGCCCGCGGCTGCTGCTGGCCTCGGCCTCGGAGCGGTTCCCGGACGGGCTGGCGAACAGTTCGGGCCAGGTCGGGCGCAACTACATGCGCCACACCACCGGCTCGGTCTATGCGATCTTCGAACGCCCGGTGCGGATGTGGCGCGGCACCACCATGGCCGGCATCGTCCAGGACGAGGCGCATCACGACCCCGCCCGCGGCTTCGTCGGCGGCTATGAGCTGGAGACGCTGTCGCTGGGCATCCCCTTCATGGCGGCCTTCATGGATCCCGGCGGCTGGGGGCGCGAGTTCACCTCGGCGCTGGACAGCTATGAAAACATGGCCGGCATGTGGATCGTGGGCGAGGATCTGCCGCAGGAAACCAACCGCATCACCCTGAACCGCGGCGAAAAGGACCGATTCGGGCTGCCGGTGCCGAACGTGCATTACGACGACCACCCCAATGACATCGCCATGCGCAACCATGCCTATGCCGTGGGCGAGCGGATCTATCGCGCGGCGGGCGCAACGCGGATTCTGCCGACGCCGCCCTACCCGTCCACGCATAACCTGGGCACCAACCGCATGTCGGAAAACCCGCGCGACGGGGTGGTGAACAAATGGGGCCAGTCCCATGACATCCCGAACCTGTTCGTCTCGGACGGTTCGGTCTTTACCACCTCG
- a CDS encoding twin-arginine translocation pathway signal, giving the protein MTVIHKSPSGSDVRGLTRRGLLARAMAAGATFVVGSGFVAARDAAWAVETAALKPETMAVLIQMARDIYPHDRIADRFYAIAVKTHDNPEQAPMIEEGVAGLNLVAQAQGFDTYLAAGWEKDRVAMLRLIEHTPFFQTVRAGLVTGLYNQKEVWPVFGYEGESFSQGGYIERGFNDIDWL; this is encoded by the coding sequence ATGACTGTCATCCACAAATCCCCCTCTGGCAGCGATGTCAGGGGGCTGACCCGGCGCGGCCTGCTGGCGCGCGCCATGGCGGCGGGGGCGACCTTCGTGGTCGGCTCGGGCTTCGTCGCCGCCCGCGACGCGGCCTGGGCGGTCGAGACCGCGGCGCTGAAGCCCGAGACCATGGCGGTGCTGATCCAGATGGCCCGCGACATCTATCCGCATGACCGCATCGCCGACCGCTTCTATGCCATCGCCGTCAAGACGCATGACAATCCCGAACAGGCGCCGATGATCGAGGAAGGCGTGGCGGGGCTGAACCTGGTCGCCCAGGCCCAGGGCTTCGACACCTACCTGGCCGCGGGCTGGGAAAAGGACCGCGTCGCCATGCTGCGCCTGATCGAGCACACGCCCTTCTTCCAGACCGTGCGCGCCGGGCTGGTGACGGGCCTATACAACCAGAAGGAGGTCTGGCCGGTCTTTGGCTATGAGGGCGAGAGCTTTTCGCAGGGCGGCTATATCGAGCGCGGCTTCAACGACATCGACTGGCTGTGA
- a CDS encoding VOC family protein: MAKMIHSMIRVLDEARSLAFYKAAFGLEPVERLDFDSFTLVYLANAESSFELELTINKGREQPYELGDGYGHLAVSVEDVAAEHRRLTDLGLAPRKLVDFAPGGEVIARFFFIKDPDGYEIEVLQRGGRYL, from the coding sequence ATGGCCAAGATGATTCATTCGATGATCCGCGTGCTGGACGAGGCGCGCTCGCTGGCCTTCTACAAGGCCGCCTTCGGCCTGGAACCGGTCGAGCGGCTGGATTTCGACAGCTTCACCCTAGTCTACCTGGCCAATGCCGAAAGCAGCTTCGAGCTGGAGCTGACCATCAACAAGGGCCGCGAGCAGCCCTATGAGCTGGGCGACGGCTACGGCCATCTGGCCGTCTCGGTCGAGGATGTCGCGGCCGAACACCGGCGGCTGACCGATCTGGGCCTGGCCCCGCGCAAGCTGGTCGATTTCGCCCCCGGCGGCGAGGTCATCGCCCGCTTCTTCTTCATCAAGGACCCGGACGGCTACGAGATCGAGGTGCTGCAACGCGGCGGCCGGTACCTCTAG
- a CDS encoding ribbon-helix-helix domain-containing protein produces the protein MCEVFSRQDPRRYQPTTRKLRLNGQSTSIRLEQAFWDILDEIAAGEGMATPAFLSTLQSEVLQLGGEPVNFTSLLRCACLVQLELRGRGAQDFRKAAQQVAQAA, from the coding sequence ATGTGCGAAGTCTTCTCCCGCCAGGATCCGCGCCGCTATCAGCCGACGACCCGCAAGCTGCGGCTGAACGGGCAAAGCACCTCGATCCGGCTGGAACAGGCCTTCTGGGACATCCTGGACGAGATCGCCGCCGGCGAGGGCATGGCCACGCCCGCCTTCCTGTCCACGCTGCAATCCGAAGTGCTGCAGCTGGGTGGCGAGCCGGTGAATTTCACCTCGCTTTTGCGCTGCGCCTGCCTGGTGCAGCTGGAATTGCGCGGCCGCGGCGCGCAGGATTTTCGCAAGGCCGCGCAGCAGGTGGCGCAGGCCGCCTGA
- the cydX gene encoding cytochrome bd-I oxidase subunit CydX: protein MWYFAWILGPPLAVTFAVLNAMWFEMMEDKAAAGQDSESA from the coding sequence ATGTGGTATTTCGCATGGATCCTGGGCCCGCCGCTGGCCGTCACCTTCGCGGTGCTGAACGCGATGTGGTTCGAGATGATGGAGGACAAGGCCGCCGCCGGGCAGGACAGCGAAAGCGCCTGA